One Trichomycterus rosablanca isolate fTriRos1 chromosome 23, fTriRos1.hap1, whole genome shotgun sequence genomic window carries:
- the rdh10a gene encoding retinol dehydrogenase 10-A, with amino-acid sequence MLGLLLELLLVLLKVIWAIVVAAGRWVARPREKRVTGQVCVITGAGGKLGRLFALEFARRRAVLVLWDINPRSNEETAELVRQVYREQRQIQSADTEQGGVEEVQAFEPQVYTYVCDVGNRESVYSTAERVRREVGDVDLLINNAGVVSGQHLLECPDELIERTMVVNCHAHFWTTKAFLPRMLELNHGHIVTVASSLGLFSTAGVEDYCASKFGAIGFHESLSHEIQASEKDGIKMTLVCPYLVDTDMFRGCRIRKEIEPFMPPLKPEFCVKQAMRAILTNQPMICTPRIVYMVNFMKSILPFEAIVCMYRFLGADKCMYPFLAQRKEAMNNNEAKNGI; translated from the exons ATGTTGGGTCTGCTGCTGGAGCTGTTGCTGGTGCTGCTGAAGGTGATATGGGCCATTGTGGTGGCGGCGGGCCGGTGGGTGGCGCGGCCCCGGGAGAAGCGGGTGACCGGACAGGTGTGTGTGATCACGGGCGCAGGTGGGAAGCTGGGACGCCTGTTTGCTCTGGAGTTTGCTCGGCGCCGGGCTGTCCTCGTACTGTGGGACATCAACCCCCGAAGCAACGAGGAGACCGCCGAACTCGTCAGACAGGTGTACCGGGAACAGCGCCAGATACAGTCGGCCGACACCGAGCAGG gtggtgtggagGAGGTGCAGGCGTTCGAGCCGCAGGTCTACACGTATGTGTGTGACGTGGGGAACCGTGAGAGTGTGTACTCCACCGCAGAGCGTGTACGGCGTGAGGTGGGCGATGTGGACCTGCTCATCAATAATGCTGGTGTGGTTTCGGGACAGCACCTGCTTGAGTGTCCTGACGAACTCATCGAGAGGACCATGGTGGTTAACTGCCACGCCCACTTCTGG ACCACCAAGGCGTTCCTGCCCAGGATGTTGGAGTTGAATCACGGCCACATAGTGACAGTCGCCAGCTCATTGGGCCTCTTCAGCACAGCCGGGGTCGAG GATTACTGTGCCAGTAAATTTGGCGCTATTGGATTTCACGAGTCTCTCAGCCATGAGATCCAGGCTTCAGAGAAGGACGGGATTAAGATGACCCTGGTGTGTCCCTACCTGGTGGATACCGACATGTTCCGCGGCTGCAGGATACG TAAGGAGATCGAGCCGTTCATGCCCCCGCTGAAGCCTGAATTCTGTGTGAAACAGGCCATGAGGGCCATCCTGACCAACCAGCCCATGATCTGCACACCACGCATCGTCTACATGGTCAACTTCATGAAGAG tattTTACCGTTCGAGGCGATCGTGTGTATGTACCGGTTCCTGGGAGCAGATAAGTGCATGTATCCCTTCCTGGCTCAGAGAAAAGAAGCCATGAACAACAACGAGGCCAAGAACGGGATCTAA